From the genome of Prevotella herbatica, one region includes:
- a CDS encoding nucleoside phosphorylase produces the protein MDEKKYFAESELILNEDGSVFHLHLKPEQLADKVILVGDPGRVSLVASHFDEQECDVQSREFHSITGTYKGKRITVQSTGIGCDNIDIVLNEMDALANIDFKTRHEKPEHRTLTFVRIGTCGGLQENTPTGTYIASVKSIGFDGLLNFYAGRNEVCDLKLEEAFKKHMDWNPLLCAPYVIDADKELLDRVAGADMVRGVTIACGGFFGPQGRELRIPLADPDQNEMVESFEYNGLNITNFEMESSAIAGLSALMGHKALTCCMVIANRRAKEANTGYKNTIDGLIKLVLERI, from the coding sequence ATGGATGAGAAAAAATATTTTGCAGAATCAGAACTGATTCTCAACGAAGACGGTAGTGTTTTCCACTTGCACCTTAAACCAGAACAACTTGCAGACAAGGTTATCCTTGTTGGTGATCCTGGTCGTGTAAGTCTTGTAGCATCACACTTCGATGAGCAGGAATGTGATGTTCAGAGCCGTGAATTCCACTCTATAACAGGTACATATAAAGGAAAGCGCATAACAGTACAAAGTACTGGTATAGGATGTGACAATATAGACATTGTTTTAAACGAAATGGACGCATTGGCAAACATAGACTTCAAAACAAGACATGAAAAGCCAGAGCATCGTACACTTACATTTGTACGTATCGGCACATGTGGTGGTCTTCAGGAAAATACTCCAACTGGAACATATATTGCAAGCGTAAAGAGTATTGGATTTGATGGACTACTCAACTTTTATGCTGGACGCAATGAAGTTTGCGACCTGAAACTTGAAGAAGCATTCAAGAAGCACATGGATTGGAATCCCCTATTGTGTGCACCTTACGTAATTGATGCTGACAAGGAATTACTAGATCGCGTTGCTGGTGCAGATATGGTAAGAGGTGTAACAATCGCATGCGGTGGCTTCTTCGGTCCACAAGGCAGAGAGCTACGTATTCCTTTGGCTGATCCAGATCAGAATGAGATGGTTGAAAGCTTTGAATATAATGGCTTGAATATCACAAACTTCGAAATGGAAAGTTCTGCCATTGCTGGCCTTTCTGCATTGATGGGACATAAAGCACTTACATGCTGTATGGTTATAGCTAACCGTCGCGCTAAAGAAGCAAACACTGGCTATAAGAATACCATTGATGGATTAATAAAACTTGTACTTGAAAGAATTTAA